GTGGACAGGTATACGAGGGCAAACGCTTCATCGATGCTACGTACGAAGGCGACCTGATGGCGGCGGCGGGCGTGAAGTATCACGTGGGCCGTGAAGCCAACCGCGTCTACGGTGAAACCTGGAATGGCGTGCAGCCCAACGTATTTCAGCACGGCCATTACTTCAAAGCGAAGGTGAGTCCGTACAAAGTACCCGGTGATCCGAAGAGTGGCTTGTTACCGGAAATTGCTGCCGAAGGGCCGGGGCAGAAGGGTGAGGGGGATTCTAAAATTCAGGCGTATTGCTTCCGGATGTGCATGAGTAACCATCCCGACAACCGTGTACCCTTTCCCAAACCCGAAGGTTACGATCCCGCCCGGTATGAACTGCTGGGCCGGGTATTTGACAGCGGCTGGCGGGAGACGTTCCAGAAGTTTGATCCCATTCCCAATCGTAAAACGGATACCAACAATCACGGCCCGTTCAGCAGTGACTATATTGGTAAAAACTACGATTACCCCGAGGCCACGTACGAGCGGCGGCGACAGATCATTCAGGACCATCAACGGTATCAGCAGGGCCTGCTGTACTTTATGGCCAACGATCCACGCGTGCCGGAAGACGTACGTAAGGAGATGAGTCAGTGGGGGCTGGCCAAAGATGAGTTTACCGATAACAACTACTGGCCGCATCAGATTTACGTTCGCGAAGCCCGCCGAATGTTAGGGGAATACGTGATGAAGGAGGCGGATGCATTGGGGGAAACGACCGTACCGAACCCGATTGGTATGGGCTCGTACTCGCTGGATGCCCACAACGCCCAGCGGTATGTCACGCCCGAAGGGTACGTACAAAACGAAGGCGACATTGGGGTACACCCGAAACAACCCTATTCCATTGCCTACGGCTCGATCTTACCCAAAGAGAAGGAATGTTCGAATTTGCTGGTGCCGGTCTGCGTATCCAGTTCGCACATTGCTTATGGTTCCATCCGGATGGAACCGGTATTCATGATTTTGGGTGAATCGGCGGCGACGGCGGCGGTGCTTTCGATCGATAAGAATATTAGTCCGCAACGATTACCGTATGGGGAGTTGAAAGCGGTTTTGCTAAAGAATGGACAGCGGTTGACGTTGTAAGAAGGTTCAATAGGTACAACCCGTGGATTATCTGGTTGTTGGTAACGCTACGTCAAACACCAACAACGGTAGAGACATGCTTTTCTACTTTTTCGTTGCTAGAAGTGTAAAACGAGCGATTCATTTTAGCCATTCCCACAGGAACGGCTAAAATGAATCGCTCGTTTTTATCCTGTAACTTTCAACGATTGTATTAAATCATTGGTTATTACGAAGTGGTAAGTTAATACAATAGGACTTCCTGGAAAATTTCCGGATGTTTCTGCTTTTAAAAAACTTTCCGTTTCGTTTTCTTCAAAGCTGATGGGTTTCATTGTAGCCCTGTATCGCTCATTTGAATCGGCAATCCACTGTTCTATTTCTTTTTTTCCATGGTGCGTTTTTCCTTCGTCAAAAACGACGGCAGTTTCAGAAAAACAATGAGTATACGCAACACTATCAAAGCTGTTTTGCGTTTCGACTAAATCGGCTACTACTTTCGGTAAGTTCATTTTTTTATGTTGTTAAATAGTAGGTACCGTTCCACCGTCAATGACAAATTCTGTCCCGCTGAGATAGCTTGCTCTGGGTGAAACCAAAAAACCAACCAATTCTGCCACTTCTTCAGGTTCTGCCGGTCTTCCGAAGGGTATTCCGCCCAAGGCATCCATGACACTTTGTTGAGCTTCTGCTACTGTACTATTCGCATTTCTTGCAAGTTCACCCAGCCAGGCTACCGATGCGGTCGTGTTGATCCAGCCTGGCGAAACCGTCAGCACCCGAATACCCTTAGGGGTAACTTCGTTCGATAAACTTTTACTGTAGTTTCTTAATCCTGCTTTGGCTGCTGCGTAAGGCAACGTGGATTCGTAGAGTGGCAGCTTGCCTTGGATCGAAGCGATGTGAATGATAACGCCACTTTTTTGATCGATCATTTTTGGCAAAAACCCTCTGTCCAGTCGAACCGGAGCGAGCAGATTAGCTTGTAGGGTTGATTCCCAATCCTGATCACTTAATACGGCAAAACCACCAGCGGGTGTTTCGGAAGAACCCAGGTTATTGACTAGGATGTCTACTCTGCCATACGTTGCTAGTACTTCGCTTACCACCTTTTGTGATCCCTCTGCCTTACTTAAATCAGCGGAAATGAAATGCAACTTGTCGTTTTTGTCTTCTGGTGCATTTCTTGCGGTAATAATAACGGTTGCACCCGCTTGTAAAAGCCGTTCTGCAATGGCTCTTCCGGCTCCTTTTGTACCCCCTGTTACTACGGCAATCTTACCTGATAACTCACTGTTGAAATTAGACTGTTCCATGGTATTTGTCCTTTTCTTAGAATTGATGATAGGACAAAATTGGAGGGTAAATGAAGTTTAGACAAGTACGGAATTACGATTCATATAGGGATAAATTGATCCCCTATTGCACTAGCTAAGACGTACATTAATTTTGTAATATGTATGAGAGAAAGACAACACCAAACCTGAATTGTGGGCTTGATCTGATCGGGGAAGTACTTTACGGCAAATGGAAAATCCGTTTACTGTGGTTTATCAACGAAGGTCATCAACGCCCAAGCGAACTGCAACGCAAAATCCCCGATGCGTCACGCAGGGTTTTGAATATTCAGTTGAAAGAATTAGTAGATCACGAATTGGTTACGAGAAAAATTTATCCCGTTGTACCGCCAAAAGTAGAATATAGCCTGACTGATTTCGGGAAAACATTAATCCCAGTAATTGCTGCATTAGGACAATGGAGCGATGAACACGAAGAGCGATTGCGAGAGGTGATTTCGAGGCAAGTTA
This portion of the Siphonobacter curvatus genome encodes:
- a CDS encoding SDR family oxidoreductase, whose amino-acid sequence is MEQSNFNSELSGKIAVVTGGTKGAGRAIAERLLQAGATVIITARNAPEDKNDKLHFISADLSKAEGSQKVVSEVLATYGRVDILVNNLGSSETPAGGFAVLSDQDWESTLQANLLAPVRLDRGFLPKMIDQKSGVIIHIASIQGKLPLYESTLPYAAAKAGLRNYSKSLSNEVTPKGIRVLTVSPGWINTTASVAWLGELARNANSTVAEAQQSVMDALGGIPFGRPAEPEEVAELVGFLVSPRASYLSGTEFVIDGGTVPTI
- a CDS encoding nuclear transport factor 2 family protein — its product is MNLPKVVADLVETQNSFDSVAYTHCFSETAVVFDEGKTHHGKKEIEQWIADSNERYRATMKPISFEENETESFLKAETSGNFPGSPIVLTYHFVITNDLIQSLKVTG
- a CDS encoding FAD-dependent oxidoreductase encodes the protein MQLKRRAFLVSLCLSPALLTHAQSSVRRADVIIYGGTSAAVMAAVQVKKMGKTVLVVSPDKHLGGLSSGGLGFTDTGNKEVIGGLSRQFYQRLYQHYQQDSAWKWQKREAYGNKGQGTPAIDGNARTMWIFEPHAAEQIFEDLIREHRVTVYREEWLDRSTKGLTKKGGAIQSFRTLSGQVYEGKRFIDATYEGDLMAAAGVKYHVGREANRVYGETWNGVQPNVFQHGHYFKAKVSPYKVPGDPKSGLLPEIAAEGPGQKGEGDSKIQAYCFRMCMSNHPDNRVPFPKPEGYDPARYELLGRVFDSGWRETFQKFDPIPNRKTDTNNHGPFSSDYIGKNYDYPEATYERRRQIIQDHQRYQQGLLYFMANDPRVPEDVRKEMSQWGLAKDEFTDNNYWPHQIYVREARRMLGEYVMKEADALGETTVPNPIGMGSYSLDAHNAQRYVTPEGYVQNEGDIGVHPKQPYSIAYGSILPKEKECSNLLVPVCVSSSHIAYGSIRMEPVFMILGESAATAAVLSIDKNISPQRLPYGELKAVLLKNGQRLTL
- a CDS encoding winged helix-turn-helix transcriptional regulator; this translates as MYERKTTPNLNCGLDLIGEVLYGKWKIRLLWFINEGHQRPSELQRKIPDASRRVLNIQLKELVDHELVTRKIYPVVPPKVEYSLTDFGKTLIPVIAALGQWSDEHEERLREVISRQVISSDLDVSLIS